GCAGCATCACGAGGTAAACGTGTTCGCGTCTTACGTTAATTAGAATAATATCCGCAGTTATACTAGTTAATTGTCAATCGTCGAATAATCTCACTGAGATAATCGCGTCAGCTGGAAAACTAGAATTTATCGTAATCGTTATATTGTCTTATTTGTAACgcatattttttccccccaaaTCACCGATAACGGGATgtcaatttctaatttttacatttttctaatTCCTCTTCTACCATATGGGtgaacaaaataaatgaaacatttGAAATCACAATTTCATTCtaggaataaattcattttgctCGAAGGAATCTAACTTAATAGTGATTTAGTGAatggtgaaatattttcaacgcacaattctttattaattttctttcttctttacgTCAGTCTGTCGGGAATGGACTATAGATGGTTTTCATCCATTCGCAGGTCGTAGCTTGACTCGAGAACCGTCAGGCATCCAGCGTTAATTACCGTCTCGTAACTTTCTAGGTGTTTgcttacatatgtataatatctaCACAGGcacacatatttatacatataaaacatATGTtatatgttatatgtatatgtgtacaaCAGGCTGCTTTCGTACTCTCTTGCCTTTCCGTGTTTACAGTAATGAGGTAATTACAAACAAGACCGCCGTACGAGATAATAACGGATGTAGGAACGTCAACGACGGTTGTATTATACGATTGTCTGATTGCGATAATTATTACCGTCACCGTAcgtaataattcaaattttgattacaCTACAACAATTTGTAATGTGTCGCAATATCGAATTCCACGTGGGAAGCAAAACCGAATTagggtgaaataaaaattccctaTGCtcgttggtttttttttttttttttgttttttgttttttgtgttctggtctttgtttttttatatagGGATGGTTAAGGGTTCGAGAAAATTTCCAATCATTTCCAATTTCGCCTTgggttgtttttatttcgcaaTATCCCGAAACAAGGCCGAGGAGGTCAGGAATACGGAGCCGACAGTTTtgctttttaaattttacataatCACGGAAAAATGTTAATTCGTTCCACTTTCCGCGGCAACGCGGGCGGCATACCAGTAATTCAATGagcaagagaaagagagaagaaaaatgaggcGGTCTTGCGGGGGTGGCGGAAGGGAAAGGAAgggaggaaaaattgaaagcagCAAAGCtggagaaggaaaagaaaagacacGTTCGGTACCATTGAGTTGGCACTTGcggaggagagaaagagagggaccTAGAGATGAGGCGGGAAATTCTCATCCCTTGGCCCGTTTTTCGTCGTCGTTCCTGTTGCTGAGGGAACGGAAGGAGAGAGGTGAATTGAATTAATGcgcgaaagaaaaacattaaGGTTAAGATATGGCTCAAAAGAGGCATTCCGTGAAACGTGCGGAGGCAGAGAAGCCAGCAGCAGGCTTCGGAGTATTCGCACGcctgcctctctctctctctctctctctctctctctctctctctctctctctctctctctctctctctctctctctctctctctctctctctctctatctctacCTTTTTTACCCTATTTCCACCACCGGTCGTTACAACTTGCACAGAATAGGTGTACGTGTGCACGAGCTTATACAAGTTTTTACCTGCACGTGAACTCGGACACACGGAAAGGTCTCCTTTTCAATTTCTACACTCGCTTTTTCCGTCCCTTCGCGCCAACCTTGCGTGTATGTGCTATATGTGAAGCTAAATACAGCTAACCGTCCCGGAACCAATTTTACCTTGAATAAAAAGTACAAGTAAAAGATAAGAGAGAGgtaaataagcgaataaacaACGGTGGAGAAAATCGGCAAGGGAGAGGAAATTAGGGGGTGCTCGGAGGGAATtgggaaaaatgaattgaacgGAGATCGGACGAAGAAAGCTTTAGGAGGATATAATGAATTGTGTTAGGTGtacaaaaatgttgaaaacaaagacaaaaaaaaaaaaaaacatctttcCGCGTTTCTTGTTTaactgatttttcaaacatgtttactaattatattttaagaTCTACGGTATAAACCAGACGTTGCATGGCGATCGATCAAGAGAATAGAAACAAAACGACATTGCAGATATTCGGTAAACAGAAAATAGGCTGCACGATAATAAAAGCCTTGCAAAATTACAGCTTTTTCACGTTATCTATTtcgcttcgtttttttttatacatcaaaACTGcagtattatattattattggaaATAATATCTGCGAGAGAAAAGAGCGATTGGGAGAGATAACGGATTTCGTAATCCATACTTATGATTAGTTTAACAGGGGATTCCCAACTTCCGGGTCATCGCTTCAAGTTTCGCGATCACGATGTAAGCACGCGTGTCGGTGTACCTCGGGTGGCTATGGAAATGGAAATACATAATGCTAATCCAATTTCTCCTGCACAGGCACCGTTCAGGTTTACGAGATGATCAGACGCCCCCGCAAAGTGTAAAACAGATCTTAGCTCCGCATTAGAAGCTCATCGAACTATTTGCCCAacatttttcagttatttattgaagttccgaaagtgagaaaatgagaaaatttaaaaacctgaaacatcgaaactctgaatgatcgaagattttcagttgtatgaatttctggcttggtgaaatttcaccactttgatctgaCGTTGTTTTCGGTTgtcttattttttaaactaactACACtctgtgagtatattttaaatttcggaattttactccatcggaactttatttttcggaattctgCTCTATCGCATTTTGAATCGTCGAATTCTTGCATTTcagaactttgagccgtcggttttccgaccattcgaaactttgttgtttcgtaaaaatttgatttcttcacttcaaatttcgccaacaaataattcaaaattaggCGCTTCCGGAACCTCAACCTCACCCCGATTCTTTTCATAACTCTTTTCATTTGCAATCACAGTTCGAGAAGTTGATTAAAGACTTTTTTAAATGATGTGTAGTAGCCAATTCgtgttgaataatttgataccGTTTTTatccacgtttttttttttttttttgtttgcgtttcagaaaaaggagaaaaataaaattcaggtATACACGAGCGGaattgatattgaaatttcagtTACTGTTTCGTACATTAGGAGATACTGTCGCCCGTATGAAATTAAGCGTCCAGACTGCAACTAGCTAATGAAACCATTGTTTCATGCACCAGGTGCAAACGCATCGCGTTTTGcaattacacacacacatatatatatatatatatactgtacgTATCAACCTTTCAACTCGATGctcaaattcaattcaattcaacttATTGAAACCCAATGTGTCTGAAGTTAATTATATCGTTTTCCACACTTAACACGTTGGTCGAGCGAGGGGTTCGAGTTTTTACGATTCGCAGAAGGAGATTGAGGATCTAAATATGAAAAgaatcttcttttttcaaccccGTCAAGTGTGCACAGAAGTATAATTTGGTAAAACCGTTAAAAACGActgaaggaggaaaaaaagaagaagataatatattttacgatCGCCAAGGGGAAGAGAgaggatgataaaaaaaaaagaaatatagaacgtcgaaaaaaaaatcgcgactCATTGCATATCCGTTTATTGAGTGTAGCTGGTCGGGTATAAATCCGCAAGCTTCtcgattcgatttgaatttatattttagttGGCATAATAAAGTGGCGAATACGCGGAGCTGATAGTTTTTGCGTTCgttcattattaatttttttacgaaccTCGCGTTCTGCCACATTAAAGTATAATAAAACACGGTCGATAACATGAGTTTTGTAGCCTGATACTGCATTTTTCAGACTTTGAAGTCGATACATTCGATACATATTCTTCTATGGAGATCCAATTTATTATGCTTGAAAATGTCatcttgattttattatttttttcgtgagtttctaatttttctgtGTTGGAATTGGagtttcttgtttctttttaccAATCTAGATAGAGCACGGaatcatgaaaataatgtgGTTCAGCTATCTATTTAGATCaaggtatataaaaaataaaaaggcaAAAACAATTACGATATGGAAAAACTGtaaagttgtgaaaaaaatgttaaatattCAGATTCCATTATCGTGTGTTGCTCAGAAATTACATTTTGAATCATAGAATGAGTATCAGTTTTTAaaggtatttgaaaaaatggcatttttcgtaattgatttttcgattttgtataaattttaccaGTGGCTGACGAAAATCTGAAGAAATTGGTAAGAatatgatattaaaaaattatcagaatcAAAGGGGGTGAGGTGAGGTACACGGGCTgataatttgacgtggaatgctcCATACGTATCTACGTATAGGCATACAATTAGAGAAAGGGACGCGAACGGCGCCGTGACTGGAATTTTGTTGACGAAGATCAAAGGGCTGAGGGCGACTCGTCGCGTCGCGTCAGTTCGACTCTAGCTAGCGATTTCTCTCCTTTCTCTGTGACCCTTGGGCAGGAAACATACCCGATACGTTCATTTGGCAAGGGACAAAGGGGGCTTAATCCGACGGTGGAGAATCCCTCCGGGAAACCGGAAGAGCTCAATGCGAACGAGCTGTGGTAACAGGGTCTCGGTATTGGCACAGGCGGGAAATAAACATCGGACATCCGGACGCGGTCGGAAGGCATCCTCGTTTCACAGAATTCAGATGTCTTGAACATATGAATTAGCTACTGCTCTACCTTTTCCGACGAAGCTCTTATCATGCGGGAGTTTTTATCAAAACACCGCAACGTAGTTGAAGTCTCGATGAACTCGATTGAAACATCCGTTTGGAACTTGTGTGACTAGATTCTTCGATCAAGGTTGCGTGTGCAATTAAGGGAAGCGAGGTCGATGTCCACAGCTTTGGTATGTTACAGATTAAGAAATGTCACTTTGTACAGATTCCCATTATTCGTCGTTATTTTTACTGCTCAAATACACTCGGTTATTATCGTTGGAGTAGTGACACTATTGGGTTATCAGTTGATTGATTTGGGCTGATATAAATTTGTAGGAATTTCACTTCGGTCTAGCTTGATTATTTAGTACATGAAAACGTTaacttctctttctcttttgcTTATCAACTGGTCTGTGATTAAACATTTTGATACCGCGAATCGCGCACTTGTACAATATCAAAATTGCCAAGATCGAAATAGAGACAAATCCTGCGGTCAGAAACGCTATTATGTCCATGTCTTGACGTTGGTACCACGGGCTGTCAGCGGTTGTCGAATGCAGGTACGGAGCGCCTTTGTGACGTATCACATGCTCTGTCCACCAAATCGCGTTCTGGAGGGTATTTTGTGGCTTGTCTTTTAACAGCGAGCCCAAATTCAGCATCCTCTGTTTGTAGCTGCAATAGAAACATGGGGATAAACTCGTCTTCAATGTCCCaagaatattattcaaaagCTGACACATGATTTGACCTCAAGAGTCTTACTTATTGTCAAGTGTAACGGTGCGTATTGCTTCGAGCAAGTCATCCACATTTATATTGAGGATGTCTAGTTTCACGGCAACGCCTAGagacaccatttttttcacgttcatGTCTTGGTCACCCATTACCGGTATCCCAACCAGAGGCACACCGTGCGATACGGCTTCCTCGGTACTCTGGAGTCCACCTTGGTAGATGAAGAGTTTGATGTTCGGATGAGCTAGACAGACGTGATTGAGAATTAAAATCATGGCGAGATCTATCAATCTTACATTGCGCCTGTTACAGAAGGCGTTCATTCGTCCAATCCGCAGTGAATTTCAGTACCCAGAATTGCCTGTTGCGGCGCCCACTTCAGGATAATCACGTTGTCCGGTTTGCCTTTGAGCTGGTCATCCTCAAACTTCCATATCACCTTGTAAGGAAGCTTTGAAAATGCGGTTATGAAAGCGTCTCGTGATTTCTCCGACAACATGTTGCTCTTGACGTTCGATCCGAGACTCATGTAAATGAAACCCTGGGTAGCTTCGTCCAGAGTCTTCTGAAGATCCTGTAATAGGAAATGAAAACACCGTATCGTTAGCGAGAATCGTTGGTTGAAGCAcattattatgaaaaatattgcacgATACCTTGGGCAGAGGTTTGATTTTATCAGACACGTGAAATCCACCGATTTCAATAATGTTCGGAACATTTGGCCTGGCGAAGGAAATCGGACCTTGCTGATTGACGAATATCAAGCTGATGTTTTTCTCCAAATCATGAAGATCCGAAACCTCAATTCCCAGATATTGTTCCGCGATCTCTTTTTGTTTCGGTAGGGAGACAGTCCTATAGTAGTAAATCATTCTCCAGcactggaagaaatcttccAGCCGTTGCCATGGTGTCCATGAATTACGAAATTTGACGTCCTGTTCCCAACTCGATGGATGAGAAGGCAGAATGGGATTGCCGATTCCGTATTGCAAACTCAGCTGCAAACTCGCACTTGCAATACCTGACCAACGATAATATTGCAGAGTTATTGATAGTTCTTAGATAGGTATATCGAAACGCAGTCGAGCTACCGAATAGCTTGAAAAGTTTTGAGATGAGAAACTGGATTACTCACCAATTATTGGAGCGTTAAATCGTTCAGCCAGAGCCATGAAACCAGgtgtaaagaaaatttccatCAGTATAAGGTCGAACTTTTCTCCACTGTTGGGTTCGTACACT
This region of Neodiprion fabricii isolate iyNeoFabr1 chromosome 7, iyNeoFabr1.1, whole genome shotgun sequence genomic DNA includes:
- the LOC124187008 gene encoding UDP-glycosyltransferase UGT5-like codes for the protein MSRCLNIAALALIVIWLNCGDGARILGIFPTASISHQVVFRTLTLELNKRGHELVIVTTDPVKDTSIKNYQEIDISFLYDDIAKEVINIINFRGNMNWYVQFTMFESMVWEQMGRIFSHPEFKKVYEPNSGEKFDLILMEIFFTPGFMALAERFNAPIIGIASASLQLSLQYGIGNPILPSHPSSWEQDVKFRNSWTPWQRLEDFFQCWRMIYYYRTVSLPKQKEIAEQYLGIEVSDLHDLEKNISLIFVNQQGPISFARPNVPNIIEIGGFHVSDKIKPLPKDLQKTLDEATQGFIYMSLGSNVKSNMLSEKSRDAFITAFSKLPYKVIWKFEDDQLKGKPDNVIILKWAPQQAILAHPNIKLFIYQGGLQSTEEAVSHGVPLVGIPVMGDQDMNVKKMVSLGVAVKLDILNINVDDLLEAIRTVTLDNNYKQRMLNLGSLLKDKPQNTLQNAIWWTEHVIRHKGAPYLHSTTADSPWYQRQDMDIIAFLTAGFVSISILAILILYKCAIRGIKMFNHRPVDKQKRKRS